The Deltaproteobacteria bacterium region TACAAATCACCATTCGAGGCGTCCCGGAACACGTTCGCGATGAGTTGGCGGTCCGGGCGGCGTCGCGGCGGCAGACCATGCAGGAGTTTCTCCGATGTGAGTTGGAGCGCATCGCATCTCGCCCCGCGCTCGACGCGTGGCTGCGGGGCGTTCGTGAACGCAAGGAAGCGGCGGGTTTGCGCGTGGCAGCCTCCAGCATCCTGCGCGCCCGCGACGCGGATCGGACGTGATCGTCGTGGCGCTGGTGGACTCAGGCCGGGACGGACGGTGGGCGGAGTCCCTCCTGGAAAGTGGCCAAGCGGACGAAGATGCGTGAGCCGTAGTACACTGTGGAGCGGGGATTCGAGCAATGGTTAACCAGAAGACCCTGGACGAACTCGTCAGCCGGATCGTACACGTGGCCCAGCCGGAGAAAATCATTCTCTTTGGCTCGACGGCTCGGGGAGACGCACACCGTCACAGCGACGTTGATTTGCTGGTCATCAAGGCAGGAGCGCACCGGCGCAGTCTGGCGGGTCGGATTTACGAGAACCTTTTCGGTATAGGCGTGGCGGTGGATGTCGTTGTCGTAACGCCCACGGACGTGGAGCGTTACAAGGACAGCCATGCGCTGGTCATCAAGCCCGCGATGCGGGAGGGTCGGGTGGTTTATGAATCCGCCTGAGCGCTTTCCACCTGACGACCCGCGGGAATGGCTGAACCGCGCAAGAAGCAATTTGGCTCGGGCGAAACATCGGATTCCCAATGCCTACCTGGAAGATCTGTGCTTCGACGCACAACAAGCCGCAGAGAAGGCCATCAAGGCAGTGATGATCCTGCGTGGGATAGACTTTCCCTATATTCATGATCTGGCCCATTTGATGACCGTCCTCGAAGCCCGTGGCGAGCACATACCGGACGCGGTGCGCCGCGCCGCAAGACTCACATACTTCGCCGTGGACGCACGGACTGACGGAGTTTTGCGATGACCTCGGTAGCGGGTTGGACTTGGCCTGCTTCGATCTGCCTGGTTCCCAGTGCCAGGATCTTGAGAAGCGCGACGGTTTCCTGCATCCGCTCGTAATGATCTATGGCCTGCGGGACCGCCTTGGCCTCACCGTTTTTGAAGCTCATTCCCCCTCCCCAACCCCCTCCACCGTCTCCTCCATCACCAGGTCCGCCACCGCGCGCAGCGCTTGGGCGTCGGTGTCGCCCTCCAGGCGGCGCAGGCGGAAGAGGTCGATCTGGCGGTCGGCGGCGGCGCCTTCGCGGATGATGTCGAGGGTGTGGCGCACTTCCTGCTCGCAGTCCAGCGAGCGGGCGTCGTCGGCCAGTTCTTCCACCAGTTCGGCGGCGAAGTCCGCGACGTCCTTGCGGCCGCCGTGCTCGGTGTCGC contains the following coding sequences:
- a CDS encoding HEPN domain-containing protein, translated to MNPPERFPPDDPREWLNRARSNLARAKHRIPNAYLEDLCFDAQQAAEKAIKAVMILRGIDFPYIHDLAHLMTVLEARGEHIPDAVRRAARLTYFAVDARTDGVLR
- a CDS encoding nucleotidyltransferase domain-containing protein encodes the protein MVNQKTLDELVSRIVHVAQPEKIILFGSTARGDAHRHSDVDLLVIKAGAHRRSLAGRIYENLFGIGVAVDVVVVTPTDVERYKDSHALVIKPAMREGRVVYESA